The genomic DNA GCGGCGAAGTCTTGCGCGACGAGGATGGACTGCGGGAAGGGCTGAATTACGCCTGGAGCCACCATCTGCCGCCGTTGGACATGTGGACCAACGTCCGTCTGTTCCGCGCGACCGACGAGTGGTCGTTGATGGATACCGTCGGCAACGGACAGTTCGATCTGCCGGACGTCGAAGCTGCCTACCTGGCCGATAAATACGAAGCCACCGAAGTCGAAGGTTTCCTTCGCAACGCCTCGCTGTACATGCTCAAAGAAGGGGATGTCATCGAAGAGGATGACACCGCCGATGGCCCCGGCGACATCGTTTGGCGAGCGATCTTGTGCGACGATGCCCTCACCGATCCGCCTCGCCCGACGGTCCGCTGGTTCCCCGACGACGGCAGCGAAGCGCCGACGGAGTTGACCGACACGGGATTGTCCGACGATGAGATCGAAGAACAGCTGGATGAGCTGATGGACTTCGAAGATCCCGAAGACGACAACGAAATGCCCTTCTAAACGGGAATTGCAAGCGGGAACCGGTCGGTTGGTCCTCGCTAGCGTTGCTGCGGCCTGCGATCGCCCCTTCGTCTGGATGCAATTCGATCTTGACATGCGCTGCCACTTCGGCGATCTATGTCCCGATGCGGCAACGGCTTAACGCAACGAATCTGCTCCTGCTCCAAACGCTCTGCCTGATCGGCGGGGCGAGCGGTTGTGGCGTGTTGCGCGGTGACGTACCAGCCACCGAGATCGCCGAGAGCCTGCCGACGCCAGCAAAACTTGTGATCGACCTCGCCTCGATGGAAGGTCCTTCGCAGCGTCGCGATTGGCGTCCCGAATTAAGCGTGTTGCCCTACGCGGAATTCGACGACGAAGACGATAGCGTGATCGTCCACAACGTCCGCCAGTGCCGCTGGCGTTCGAGCGATGATTACGACGTCAAACACAACGACTGGAAGTTCCGCTGGGAAGACGTCCAAGGGGTCGACTTTATCGTCGTGCCGTTTCAAGACACGCCGATGCTAGCCCATACGATGCTCAGCTTCGATCTCGGGGATGATCGCCACATGGCACTCAGCATCGAAGCCCGTTTGGAAGCGGGCGAGACGTATTCACCGATCGCTGGCGTAGCGCGACAGTTCGACCTGATGTACATCCTTGGTGACGAAACCGATCTGCTGGGCATACGTGCCGAGGTTCGCCGGAACGACATCTTCCTCTATCGATCCAAAGCGACGCCGCAGCAATCGGCGCAGATCTTGCGAAGCGTCTTAGAACGCTGCAATCAGCTGGTGCAAACGCCCGAGTTCTACGACTCGCTGCGAAACAGTTGTGCGACCAACGTCGCCGACCACATCGCCCCCTTCGCTCCTGCAAGCCTGGCGACCGATTGGCGATTGATGCTCCCCGGGCACAGCGACAAGCTCGCCTACGATCTGAAACTCATCGACAACTCCAAACCGTTCGAACAGGTCCGCCGCGAGGCCTTTGTCAGCCTCAAGGCTCGCCAACACCTCGGTTCGAAAGACTTCTCACGGCTGATTCGCGAGTAACCTTCCGAAGCGATCGCCAGCAGGATCCGAGGGCGTCCCGATTCGCACCGCCGAATCGATCGAAGCCTCCGCCGCAAACTCCGCTCCGCTATTGGGGCCCGCCAGTTTGCCGGCGCTCCGTGGAGCTGCAAAGAAAAAGGCCGGCGACCGACACAGGAAAGTCGTGTCGACACCGGCCATGAGCGCTGAAGAGGCAACCGGTCTCCCAGTTGCCTCGGCAAGCTTTTTAAGGCAAACGCTTTAGAGTCCAAACTCGCTGAAGAACTGATCCAGCGAATCGTCCTGCGAATCATCGTCCTCTTCGTCGTCGCTCAAATCGACAGCGATCTGATCCAAGACGGCGTCGAACTCCAGCGGTCCGGCGACGGTCTGCGAATCGCTCTCCAACGTCGAGACAACGACGTCTTCGGGCAATGCTTCGCCGTACGCATCGGCTTCGGTCAACAGCGTTCCACTGGCCACGATCGGCGGTTGCGGTGGAACAGCCAAAGACTGTTCGGCTTCCCCGGCAAATGCCGACTGACGGTTCAAGTGGTTCAGAATCACCAACGCATCCAGCGGCTGGACGATTCCGTTACCGTTGACGTCATAGAAAGGACCGTTCAACGGGTCGATGACGTTTGCTTGGACCAACGAATCGACGTCGGTGA from Rosistilla oblonga includes the following:
- a CDS encoding DUF4105 domain-containing protein, translating into MTCAATSAIYVPMRQRLNATNLLLLQTLCLIGGASGCGVLRGDVPATEIAESLPTPAKLVIDLASMEGPSQRRDWRPELSVLPYAEFDDEDDSVIVHNVRQCRWRSSDDYDVKHNDWKFRWEDVQGVDFIVVPFQDTPMLAHTMLSFDLGDDRHMALSIEARLEAGETYSPIAGVARQFDLMYILGDETDLLGIRAEVRRNDIFLYRSKATPQQSAQILRSVLERCNQLVQTPEFYDSLRNSCATNVADHIAPFAPASLATDWRLMLPGHSDKLAYDLKLIDNSKPFEQVRREAFVSLKARQHLGSKDFSRLIRE